The Actinomadura sp. WMMB 499 genome includes a window with the following:
- a CDS encoding TetR/AcrR family transcriptional regulator — protein sequence MDGGARSRRREQTRRTLLREGRRLFAERGYGAVGLAEIVAAAGVTKGALYHHFDGKGDLFRAVLAEVQGEVAARVAATADAEDDAWAQLLAGCRAFLTASTAPDVQRVMLVDGPAVLGWSEWRAMDEAASARHLTDALTGLVERGTIAPRPVEPLARLLSGAMNEAALWLAGSARPDRDLDDAWAALARMLEAFRAE from the coding sequence ATGGACGGCGGCGCGCGGAGCAGGCGGCGCGAGCAGACCCGGCGGACGCTGCTGCGGGAGGGCCGGCGGCTCTTCGCCGAACGCGGCTACGGCGCGGTCGGCCTCGCGGAGATCGTGGCGGCCGCCGGAGTGACCAAGGGCGCGCTCTACCACCACTTCGACGGGAAGGGCGACCTGTTCCGCGCGGTCCTGGCGGAGGTGCAGGGCGAGGTGGCGGCGCGGGTCGCCGCGACGGCCGACGCCGAGGACGATGCGTGGGCACAGCTCCTCGCCGGGTGCCGGGCGTTCCTGACCGCGAGCACCGCCCCGGACGTCCAGCGCGTCATGCTCGTCGACGGACCGGCGGTGCTCGGGTGGAGCGAGTGGCGCGCGATGGACGAGGCCGCGTCGGCGCGGCACCTCACGGACGCGCTGACCGGCCTCGTCGAGCGGGGGACGATCGCGCCGCGCCCGGTCGAGCCCCTCGCGCGCCTGCTGTCGGGGGCGATGAACGAGGCGGCGCTGTGGCTCGCCGGTTCCGCGCGCCCGGACCGCGACCTGGACGACGCGTGGGCCGCGCTCGCGCGGATGCTGGAGGCGTTCCGCGCGGAGTGA
- a CDS encoding VOC family protein translates to MRLTSFYPVICTSRLRESRDFYTGLLGFEPTFEADWYVSLRRLGPPAYELALLDHGHPTLPAAYRAPVRGLLLNFEVEDVDAEWDRIVVRGGRPPELPLRDEDFGQRHFIVADPDGVLIDVITPIEPSGAFADQYVGTSAG, encoded by the coding sequence ATGCGCCTGACCAGCTTCTATCCGGTGATCTGCACCTCCCGGCTGCGGGAATCCCGGGACTTCTACACCGGTCTGCTCGGGTTCGAGCCGACCTTCGAGGCCGACTGGTACGTCAGCCTCCGGCGCCTCGGCCCGCCCGCATACGAGCTGGCGCTCCTCGACCACGGGCACCCGACGCTCCCCGCGGCGTACCGCGCGCCCGTCCGGGGGCTGCTGCTCAACTTCGAGGTCGAGGACGTCGACGCCGAATGGGACCGGATCGTCGTCCGCGGCGGCCGGCCGCCCGAACTCCCCCTGCGCGACGAGGACTTCGGGCAGCGGCACTTCATCGTGGCCGACCCGGACGGCGTGCTGATCGACGTCATCACGCCCATCGAACCGTCCGGCGCGTTCGCCGATCAGTACGTCGGGACCAGCGCCGGGTAG
- a CDS encoding TenA family protein, with protein sequence MSLAAHLEELGLPLVEEQLRHPTVAGIARGDLDEAVFRSWLEQDYLYLLDYTRVFARLAWQAPDAHLGDLVDLAHSTLHDELELHRSLSAEFGADLEGAKKGPACAAYSGFLLESAASYADGLAALYPCMWGYSTLGLRLAENPPAEPRYRRWVDTYADPDFAALTRRCAQMIDESGADPERAERFFLEGMRHELAFWDVPA encoded by the coding sequence ATGAGTCTCGCGGCGCACCTGGAGGAACTCGGCCTGCCCCTGGTCGAGGAGCAGCTTCGGCACCCGACCGTGGCGGGCATCGCCCGCGGCGACCTCGACGAGGCGGTGTTCCGCTCCTGGCTCGAGCAGGACTACCTCTACCTGCTCGACTACACGCGCGTGTTCGCCCGCCTCGCCTGGCAGGCCCCGGACGCGCACCTGGGCGACCTCGTCGACCTCGCGCACTCCACCCTGCACGACGAGCTGGAGCTGCACCGGTCGCTGTCGGCGGAGTTCGGCGCGGACCTCGAGGGGGCGAAGAAGGGCCCGGCGTGCGCCGCCTACAGCGGGTTCCTGCTGGAGAGCGCCGCCTCCTACGCCGACGGCCTCGCCGCCCTCTACCCGTGCATGTGGGGATATTCGACCCTCGGCCTGCGCCTCGCCGAGAACCCGCCCGCCGAGCCCCGCTACCGCCGCTGGGTCGACACCTACGCCGACCCCGACTTCGCCGCCCTCACCCGCCGCTGCGCCCAGATGATCGACGAGTCGGGCGCCGACCCGGAGCGCGCCGAACGCTTCTTCCTCGAGGGCATGCGCCACGAGCTGGCCTTCTGGGACGTCCCCGCCTGA